The following proteins are encoded in a genomic region of Syngnathus acus chromosome 22, fSynAcu1.2, whole genome shotgun sequence:
- the LOC119116024 gene encoding mitochondrial basic amino acids transporter-like, translating to MALDFAAGCVGGAAGVLVGHPFDTVKVRLQVQNADKPLYRGTYHCFQSIVRQESTLGLYKGLGSPMMGLTFINAIVFGVQGNAMRKLGHDTPLNQFLAGASAGAIQCVICCPMELAKTRMQMQGTGEKKSKRKVYKNSLDCLLRIYNKEGIRGINRGMVTTLIRETPGFGVYFLAYDVLTRRLSCEPEDPYLIPKLLFAGGMSGIASWISTYPVDVIKSRLQADGLGGVHRYDGIIDCVRQSVRKEGWRVFTRGLTSTLLRAFPVNATTFATVTLFLLYMRKDDECVLTGPEPHAAPMPPLQPQTQASSI from the exons GCGCTGCCGGTGTTTTGGTTGGACATCCGTTCGACACAGTGAAG GTGCGGCTTCAGGTTCAAAATGCAGACAAGCCTCTCTACCGCGGCACATATCACTGCTTCCAGTCCATCGTGCGCCAGGAGTCG ACGTTGGGTCTGTACAAAGGCCTGGGCTCTCCCATGATGGGCCTGACCTTCATCAACGCCATCGTGTTCGGCGTGCAGGGCAACGCCATGCGCAAGTTGGGCCACGACACGCCGCTCAACCAGTTCCTGGCGGGCGCCTCGGCGGGCGCCATCCAATGCGTCATCTGCTGCCCCATGGAGCTGGCCAAAACTCGCATGCAGATGCAAGGCACTGGGGAGAAGAAATCCAAAAGGAAGGTGTACAAGAACTCTCTGGACTGCCTGCTGAGGATCTACAACAAGGAAGGCATTCGGGGCATCAACCGCGGCATGGTGACCACGCTCATCCGCGAGACCCCCGGCTTCGGCGTCTACTTCCTGGCGTACGACGTGCTGACACGCCGCCTGAGCTGCGAGCCGGAGGACCCCTACCTGATCCCCAAGCTGCTGTTCGCCGGCGGCATGTCCGGCATCGCCTCCTGGATCTCCACCTACCCCGTGGACGTCATTAAGTCCCGACTGCAGGCGGACGGCCTGGGCGGCGTGCACCGCTACGACGGCATCATCGACTGCGTGCGGCAGAGCGTTCGCAAGGAGGGCTGGAGGGTGTTCACGCGCGGTCTCACCTCCACGCTGCTCCGGGCCTTCCCGGTCAACGCCACCACCTTTGCCACCGTGACTCTCTTCCTGCTTTACATGCGGAAGGACGACGAGTGCGTCCTGACGGGTCCCGAGCCGCACGCGGCGCCCATGCCGCCGTTGCAGCCGCAGACCCAGGCCAGCAGCATCTGA